In one Hymenobacter sp. DG25B genomic region, the following are encoded:
- a CDS encoding oxidoreductase, whose product MKLQKTALIAGASGLVGQHLLPLLLASDRYAKVISIGRRVLPLVHPKLEQRVVDFQHLEDQRLALIADDVYCCLGTTMKQAGSKEAFYKVDYLYVVKLAALAAGNFAAQFMVVSAMGADAGSAIYYNHVKGEMEAAVRQTPFRAIHIFRPSLLLGQRQEKRLGEQIGAVLMRLVSPLLVGPLRKYRPVAAEAVAQAMLGAAGQDGGGIRVHLSDEIARGVRADG is encoded by the coding sequence ATGAAACTTCAGAAAACCGCCCTTATTGCCGGTGCCAGTGGTCTGGTGGGCCAGCACCTGCTGCCCCTGCTCCTGGCCAGCGACCGGTACGCCAAAGTTATTTCCATTGGTCGCCGGGTGCTGCCGCTGGTGCACCCCAAGCTGGAGCAGCGCGTGGTAGACTTCCAGCACCTGGAAGACCAGCGCCTGGCCCTGATAGCCGATGACGTGTACTGCTGCCTGGGCACTACTATGAAGCAGGCTGGCTCTAAGGAGGCCTTTTATAAAGTAGATTACCTGTACGTAGTAAAGCTGGCGGCCCTGGCGGCTGGCAACTTCGCGGCGCAGTTTATGGTGGTTTCGGCCATGGGCGCCGATGCCGGCTCGGCCATTTACTACAACCACGTGAAGGGCGAGATGGAAGCCGCCGTGCGGCAGACGCCTTTCCGCGCCATTCATATTTTCCGGCCCTCTTTGCTGCTAGGTCAGCGGCAGGAAAAGCGCCTGGGCGAGCAGATTGGGGCCGTGCTCATGCGGCTGGTTTCACCCCTGCTGGTGGGGCCGCTGCGCAAGTACCGGCCGGTGGCGGCGGAGGCGGTAGCGCAGGCCATGCTGGGGGCCGCCGGGCAGGATGGCGGCGGCATTCGGGTGCACTTATCCGATGAAATTGCCCGGGGCGTGCGCGCCGATGGTTAG
- a CDS encoding S1 RNA-binding domain-containing protein: MQLGDYNDLEVAREVDFGVYLSSDDGDLLMPGKYVPAGTQVGDVLRVFVYRDSEDRLIATTLDPLVRVGQFAALSVRDVTPLGAFLDWGLEKDLFLPYRNQRRNLRPGERATVYVFLDETSDRIVASARWEGFLSHEPFPGQPGDAVQLMVAEETDLGYKVLVNGQYQGLLYHNEVFRPLRLGDTPTGYVRLVRPDGKLDISLQKIGYDEARDAVETVLKALHAAGGTLPLSDKSEPDDIYRRLGISKKVFKKALGYLYKNGQVQLAPDHTRLIPES; the protein is encoded by the coding sequence ATGCAGCTCGGTGATTATAACGACCTGGAAGTAGCGCGCGAAGTAGATTTTGGCGTGTACCTGTCTTCTGATGATGGCGACCTGCTGATGCCCGGCAAATACGTACCGGCCGGCACGCAGGTAGGCGACGTGCTGCGCGTATTCGTGTACCGCGACTCCGAAGACCGCCTCATTGCCACCACCCTGGACCCACTGGTGCGCGTGGGGCAGTTTGCTGCCCTCAGCGTGCGCGACGTAACCCCGCTGGGCGCGTTTCTGGACTGGGGCCTGGAAAAAGACCTGTTTCTGCCTTACCGCAACCAGCGCCGCAACCTGCGCCCCGGCGAGCGGGCCACCGTGTATGTGTTTCTGGATGAAACCTCGGACCGAATTGTGGCCTCCGCGCGCTGGGAGGGTTTCCTAAGCCACGAGCCCTTCCCTGGCCAGCCCGGCGACGCCGTGCAGCTGATGGTAGCCGAAGAAACTGACCTGGGCTATAAAGTGCTGGTGAATGGCCAGTATCAGGGCCTGCTCTACCACAACGAAGTTTTCCGCCCCCTGCGCCTGGGCGATACGCCTACCGGCTACGTGCGCCTGGTGCGGCCCGATGGCAAGCTGGACATCAGCCTGCAGAAGATTGGCTACGACGAAGCGCGGGATGCCGTGGAAACGGTCCTGAAGGCCCTGCACGCGGCCGGCGGCACGCTGCCCCTCTCGGATAAGAGCGAACCGGATGATATTTACCGCCGCCTGGGCATCAGCAAGAAAGTGTTTAAAAAAGCCCTGGGCTACCTGTATAAAAACGGGCAGGTGCAGCTGGCGCCCGACCACACGCGGCTCATTCCGGAGTCGTAG